The Corynebacterium vitaeruminis DSM 20294 genome window below encodes:
- a CDS encoding MFS transporter yields the protein MSSQKLSARAVVVWAAACTVYVIAITGRTSFGVAGVDAIARFHIDASRLAVFTSVQVGVYALSQIPVGMLIDRFGPRLLLLVGALTMAIGQLVLGLALSYPLAIGARVLIGAGDATAFLSVMRLLPVWFPVRKAPLFSQLTGGLGQIGQFLSAVPFLHALHVFGWEMAFIGLGAIGALWAILASLVVADAPYPVERRAVARPSVRSMLATVTRDPVVWQGVFIHWTNMMPITVFLLLWGVPMMTLGMGLDRAAIGVVLTAVTVASVAAGPLHGIISARLGRRRDGFAGLCALAICLSTAAFFASGSPYGVGPLLIMLVIVSLLTPAANYGFDTIRETVDLKVLATATGLANMGGFTAIMIAAQLLGAVLDVRAPGAGYDWSDFRVAWLAVGLTWALGMVGYLWCRAKVRARPSVAWR from the coding sequence ATGTCGAGCCAGAAGCTGTCGGCGCGCGCCGTCGTCGTGTGGGCCGCCGCCTGCACCGTCTACGTCATCGCGATCACCGGGCGTACGTCCTTCGGCGTCGCGGGCGTGGACGCCATCGCGCGTTTTCACATCGACGCCTCGCGCCTTGCCGTGTTCACCTCCGTCCAGGTGGGCGTGTACGCGCTGTCCCAGATCCCGGTCGGCATGCTCATCGACCGCTTCGGGCCGCGCCTGTTGCTTCTGGTCGGCGCGCTGACGATGGCGATCGGCCAGCTGGTCTTAGGCCTGGCGCTGTCCTACCCGCTGGCGATCGGCGCGCGCGTGCTCATCGGCGCCGGCGACGCGACGGCGTTTTTGTCCGTCATGCGCCTTCTGCCCGTCTGGTTCCCCGTGCGCAAGGCGCCTCTGTTCTCCCAGCTCACCGGCGGGCTTGGCCAGATCGGCCAGTTCCTCTCGGCGGTCCCCTTCCTCCACGCCCTGCACGTGTTCGGCTGGGAGATGGCGTTCATCGGGCTGGGCGCCATCGGCGCGCTGTGGGCGATCTTGGCCAGCCTCGTCGTCGCGGACGCGCCCTACCCGGTCGAGCGCCGCGCGGTGGCTCGCCCGTCGGTGCGCTCGATGCTGGCCACGGTCACGCGCGATCCGGTGGTCTGGCAGGGCGTGTTCATCCACTGGACGAACATGATGCCGATCACCGTGTTCCTCCTCCTGTGGGGCGTGCCGATGATGACGCTCGGCATGGGGCTCGACCGCGCGGCCATCGGCGTGGTGCTCACCGCGGTCACCGTCGCCTCGGTCGCGGCGGGTCCGCTGCACGGCATCATCTCGGCCCGCCTGGGTCGGCGTCGCGACGGCTTCGCCGGACTGTGCGCCCTTGCCATTTGCTTGTCGACGGCCGCTTTCTTCGCAAGCGGCTCGCCTTACGGCGTCGGGCCGCTGCTTATCATGCTGGTCATAGTCTCCCTGCTCACCCCGGCGGCGAACTACGGCTTCGACACCATCCGCGAGACCGTGGATCTAAAGGTGCTGGCCACCGCCACGGGCCTTGCGAACATGGGCGGGTTCACCGCGATCATGATCGCGGCCCAGCTGCTCGGCGCGGTGCTCGACGTGCGTGCGCCCGGGGCCGGCTACGACTGGTCGGACTTCCGCGTGGCCTGGCTCGCGGTGGGGCTGACGTGGGCGCTCGGCATGGTGGGCTACCTCTGGTGCCGGGCGAAGGTCCGCGCGCGGCCTAGCGTCGCTTGGCGCTGA